In Rutidosis leptorrhynchoides isolate AG116_Rl617_1_P2 chromosome 6, CSIRO_AGI_Rlap_v1, whole genome shotgun sequence, the DNA window ATTTTAATTGCATGAAATTTTAGGATTTGTATGAATGAACATTCCATCAACATTTTCGCAAGAAGCATATACACCGTCTCCGGTAATTTCAACTCCATTCATTACGATTCTAGTACAGTTATACTTTCCGCTACAATTCAACACAATCGCTTGCTTTGTGGCCGATGACCCATATATACCCTTATACGTTACATCACTCACTTTTACTGCTGCTGCTTTCGGCTAATCCAAATAAACACAATAATTAATTAGACAATATTGATTGATCTAGCTAGTACATGAAAGATGGTTATGGAATAACAAGACTCACTGGTGCGGGGCAATAACGATTAATGGCATTATTGCAGTAATGTTGATCGATTATAATCGGCTTTCCAACATTAACAAGATTAATGTTCTCAAATAAAATACCCCTCGCATACCCGGTTCCTTGCTGCTATACAAGAAAACGTTACAAGTTACCCCGTAAATAATAtatcaaacgattttgataatacaTTAATACCCTTATCATAGTATATTTGAATGTAATGTAATCTTACCGGGACTGTTTTGATTCTTACTCCATTTTGTGTTCCAGTGAGGTTACAGCCTCGCACTTTAATATTCTCTACGGTTGAAAAACCATTCTTTCCAAGACTTCCAATGCTGCCAAAACACAGTTTTTTTAGCAAAAGAAATCATAGAAGAAAACGGATTGTTAAAAAGAAATATATTCATGCTATTTAACCTGATTATCGTTACTCAGTGGTGGAAGCAGGAATTTTTTTCACCGGagttgattatttttttttttaaagaatgtAGCAACTTTTTTTAGGCAAAATATggaagttttggggcaaaaaagaAAATTCACTGGAGGCAAAATCGAAAAATCCAtaatttttgcattaaaaactgcaAATCTAATGGGGGAGCTGCCACTGCCACCCCCTGCCCCTATATTATTTTCGCCCCTGTCGTTACTGCTTGTTTGAATTTGAAGTTTTGGGGTTTTTATTTGTGATAAACAATATGCATATACTATAGAGAACAAATTAGGGTCGCAAAAGGTAACGAGATAATCCGGTCTGGCCGCGTACATCTAAGTAAAACTCTCCCTCCCCGTGTAGAACCTTATCCGTTTACCCGTTCATACTAAAGAACAAATTATGTTAAGTCAGCCCATATTTTTGGTAATTCATGATAGATGGTACCTTATGCCGTGACCGGGTCCACATAAGATCCTTGTTACGTTGATATCGCTTGTACCACCACTAATAGCCACACAGTCGTCGCCTGTTTCAATTGTATATCAAGATAGATAAGTATATATAGTTCCTAATTACAGTATTGTATTTAAATTTTTCTTAATGCCATACCCGATTCAATCGTACAATCATGAATATCAACATCGGTTGACCAACTAACATTGATTCCATCAGTGTTCGGAGTGCCTTCGGGTGCTGAAATATGAAGATGGCCAAGATTTACACCATGACAGCCACTTATGCTTATATGGCACTTTGGACTGTTTATATGTCTTGTCCCTTTTACTTGAAGACCGTTACATTTATAAAAACGTAACATCTAGAAAATCAACATTCAAACATGTTAGTATTTGGGTCTAACAAATTATTTGATTTAAAAATCAGATTATCTTACCGACGGGCAATCACAAGATAGACCTGTTGGCTACAAGAAAAAAAAAACTGTCAAAGAAATGAGTGATTCAAGGGAAAACAATGACAAtcgataaatattaaatattaacctGTTCATTTTTTGGTGTATCTCCCGGTCCCGGCCACCATATGGAACCCTGGCCGTCGATTTGGCCGGGTCCATCAATGGTGAGTCCGTCGACTGATGAAAATATTATCAAATAGCCTTTGGTACTACCGCAACTTTCCCATCCATCACGACTCTTTGGTGCAGTAATATTGCCCAAAAGCTAACAACCAAATACATAATGATACTATTAGAtcaatcataaccataatcatatgAAACTTGCATTACCCTGAATCAAATATCAAACAACATTAGACATGAGAAAACACATAATATCTCTAAGAAAAGATGGTACTCCCTCCATCCTAATTCTATTGTACAACACAAAAAACATGTAGTTTAATAAATGTAATTATCATATATACTTTCTATTTACCCCTTATTTTTTATCCAACCTTTTGTCTCACATATATACATTAAGAGTATTAAAGAACTTTATATCTTTATTCTTATTTATTTaaggaagtagacaattaatttggatAACCCAAAAAAGAATACTAGACTATAAATTTGAGACGGAGGAAGTCAATAAATTAAAAGTTTTTAGATATACCCATTAGATATTAATACTGTTTCTTTTAGGtaataaaatgaacaattatttttCAAACAATATACGAAAGCAATAAAAATAGAATGAAGAGAGTGAAACAATTTCAAATTAATACTAGTATATATTAGTAAATGCTAAAACTGGcatcttattaattaaaaataaccaCATTAAATGCATTATCTAAACATGGGTAGTGATATATCTACTTGTAGTTTTGATAAATCCACTTACTCTAGTAATCACATACTAGTAAAGCATGATAATAGTGGATTTATCAAAATCACAAAGTGGAAATATCAactgttggaggttttattgaaatttcgtgtagggtaaaataatcgatagccggataaatcactgaatcgtggtatcactttccgaaagtaattactCGACCCTTATTgcatgggttacacgaatatcactttgggataagacagagattagttcttgttattggcagtaaacaagaactcttttgcataagagtattaaggtgtttttcgtatatcttattctcataaatgatagtccttatttataggcacccaaaaataagtattattccagatggagatgtttcactaactaatttcgttttcaaatctaaaacaaatcctttacataaagttgtttgttttatttccaacaaccaaatcaaggaaatcgttttcaaatctaaacaaatcctttacataaagttgtttgttttatttccaacaaccaaatcaaggaaatcgttttcaaatctaaaacaaatcctttacataaagttgtttgttttatttccaacaaccaaatctaggaaatcgttttcaaatctaaaacaaatcctttacataaagttgtttgttttatttccacgatggagatgtttcacctagtgcaggaataatacttccgtaatcactcaaatttgtgataatggaaaaccactttcgggtccgggcaatcttacacttaatgggtgtacactccgtacctcctaacccgtttacaagtgtagattaaatccctcaattacactaaatttccaacaatcctccccaatttagtgcaattcatttcatgagaattaaacaaattaaaacaaaaacttatgcataaatgaaaatatcttgaagattgaattttcaccttagtacattacacattccaaatattagagaatcggggtgttctaagaattgaacccttcaacccatttgaataactgaaaataacatacacgtaagttttcaaatactctaaagctatcctgacactttacaagccatgtgtccatatccattcatgaatgtatctaaagcaaaagtccaagctttgttgaagcggcaaaacttcacattcacataggtagttcatttcagtcatgcacctgctattgcactttttcaaataaaccattaagaagctaaacttcatcctcaccttcaacaggtccgagtacataccttaccttaggatgatacaaaattttgtactccaaatttctaagtataagccttccacattgaattcaacttctaattttcatcagaagggaattgggtatcttataattagaaatttatgtggactttaaacccatccccacagcagacttgttcaccaagtctcttgccaatcccttcgtcaagtgatcagctaaattttgttgtgacctcacgaacactattaaaatcaccccattcatgatgagttcacgaatcatgctatgtctgacacctaagtgtctagactttccattgtacatctggctataagcctttgccaatgtcgcagcactatcacaatggatagacatgggtgctataggtttaggccataatggtatctcatggatcaagtttctaagccattctgcttctttaccagcagcagctaaagcaacaaactcagattccatcgttgagttggtaatacatgtctgcttcttagaagcccatgaaatagcacctcccccaagcaagaacacccaaccactcgttgaagaatgatcttcaatattggttatccaactcgcatcagaatatccttctattaccgaaggaaacccattataagataaactatagtccatagttttcttcaagtacttcagtacccgcctaattgcttgccagtgatgagtactaggattactagtatatctactcagttttcccacagcaaaagcaatatccgaccttgtacaagtcatggcgtacatcaaacagccaatcacctgagaatactcaagttgtgatacagcttcaccttgattaggcataagcttctcacttggatcaacaggggtactcacaggattacattcaaagcaattgaactttttcaacaccttctcaatataatgagattgacaaatcgaaattcctttgctttcacgtttgatcctaatgccaaggataacgttagcctcccccatatctttcatggagaattttgatgacaaaaattcttttgttaaatcaacctgactttggtcagtcccaaagattaacatgtcatcaacatatagacaaattataactcctttaccagaatcatcaaatttactatatacacatttatctgcttggtttaatttaaaaccactagataaaatcacttcatcaaacttttgatgccattgcttaggtgcttgtttcaaaccatataaggatttcacaagtttgcacaccttgccttcatttcctggcatgacaaagtcctgaggttggttcatataaaccgcctcatccaattcaccattcaagaatgctgtcttcacatccatctggtgaataactagattgtgaatcgtagccaaagcaatcagcagtctaatggtagtgatacgtgccacgggagcataagtatcaaaatagtcaattccagacttttgtctaaagccttgaatgactaaccttgccttgaacttttcaatagttccatccaccttcatcttctttttgaaaatccatttgtAACCCAAtggtttgcaaccaggaggtagatcagctaacacccaagtgttattgcccatgatagaatctatctcatcattaattgcctcttttcagaatgcaacatcctgagacctcattgcttcatcatatgttttaggatcatcatcaacattgaaacaatacgaatattgggtagaaacatcatctctagaaccttcaactaagtatagttgaaaatctggtccaaatgatttaggtttcctttttcttttgctttttcgaagctcaagtgactgatcaacagccttttcagagacttcatcattacaatctttattgattccattgttacttggaatcatatcctttggtctaggtatacatgaaaatcgattttcatcaaagattgcatcccttgaatcaatcacagaattgattgagacaaactcattaggctctattacatagaacctatatgccttggaatgttcaacatatccaacaaatatgcaatctatacctctttcacctaaacttttcttcttgggatcaggttgtcttacaaccgccctacagccccatacccgaagataattca includes these proteins:
- the LOC139854902 gene encoding probable polygalacturonase At3g15720, which produces MEGVPSFLRDIMCFLMSNVLLGNITAPKSRDGWESCGSTKGYLIIFSSVDGLTIDGPGQIDGQGSIWWPGPGDTPKNEQPTGLSCDCPSMLRFYKCNGLQVKGTRHINSPKCHISISGCHGVNLGHLHISAPEGTPNTDGINVSWSTDVDIHDCTIESGDDCVAISGGTSDINVTRILCGPGHGISIGSLGKNGFSTVENIKVRGCNLTGTQNGVRIKTVPQGTGYARGILFENINLVNVGKPIIIDQHYCNNAINRYCPAPPKAAAVKVSDVTYKGIYGSSATKQAIVLNCSGKYNCTRIVMNGVEITGDGVYASCENVDGMFIHTNPKISCN